The following DNA comes from Rhodopseudomonas boonkerdii.
ATCATCAAGATCGAACTCGATCGCGACGATGGAATCTGGGTCTATGAGATCAAGGTGCTCACCGAATCCGGCAAACGCCGCGAGATCGAAATCAATGCGCAGACCCTCGCGGTCATCAAGATCGACTGAACCATGCGCATTCTGGTGGTAGAGGACGAGCCACGCATCGCAGCAGACATTCGCGGCGGACTGGAAGCTGCGAATTATGTAGTGGAAACGGTCGCCGACGGCAACGAAGCCTGGTTCAAGGGCGAGACGGAAGATTACGATGCCATCGTACTCGATCTCGGCTTGCCCAAACTCGATGGGCTCACCGTACTGCGCCGGCTGCGCGAGGCTGGGATCGCGACACCGGTGCTGGTGCTCACCGCACGCGACGGCTGGCGCGACAAGGTGGAAGGCATCGATGCCGGCGCCGACGACTATCTGGCAAAGCCGTTCCAGATGGAAGAACTGCTGGCAAGGTTGCGCGCGATCACCCGTCGTGCGGCCGGACAAGCTTCGTCCTTGATCAAGGCCGGCCTGCTCGAACTCGACACACGCTCACAAACCGCGACCATCGATGGCCGTTCGCTCGCACTCACGGCGATGGAATATCGCCTGCTCGCTTATCTGCTTCTGCATCGCGGACGCACGATGTCGCAAGGCGAATTGCTCGAACACATTCATGCCGGAGATACCGATCGGGACATCAACGCCGTCGAAGCCATCGTCGCGCGGCTGCGCAAAAAGCTGGGCATTCCCCTGATCGAAACCCATCGCGGTCGCGGCTATTGTATTCCGGCGGAGCCATCGTGAACCCGCGCTCGCTTCTGTTCCGGCTGAGCTGCGCGGCTGCGCTTGCGATCGCCATCGCACTCAGCCTCGCCGCATTCGGGCTTCGAACCATCTTCAATCAGGAGATCGAACGCCGCGCCGCGGCGGAACTCGGTCAGATCGTCGTGGCGCTTGCAGCACAGGTGAAGGTCGACGCGAGCGGGGTGCCCTCGCTGGAAGCGCCGATGTCCGATCCACGTTTCGAGAAGCCCTATGGCGGCCTCTATTGGCAGATCAGTCATGGTGAAAACCGCGCGCGCTCACGCTCGCTCTGGGACTACTCGCTCACCGTCCCGGAAGCGCAGCACGTGGATGCGCGCTGGACCACCGATCTCGCCGGCCCCGATCATGCCAGGCTGCTGGCCGTCGTGCAGACCATCACGGTGACATCCCCATC
Coding sequences within:
- a CDS encoding response regulator transcription factor; its protein translation is MRILVVEDEPRIAADIRGGLEAANYVVETVADGNEAWFKGETEDYDAIVLDLGLPKLDGLTVLRRLREAGIATPVLVLTARDGWRDKVEGIDAGADDYLAKPFQMEELLARLRAITRRAAGQASSLIKAGLLELDTRSQTATIDGRSLALTAMEYRLLAYLLLHRGRTMSQGELLEHIHAGDTDRDINAVEAIVARLRKKLGIPLIETHRGRGYCIPAEPS